One Blastocatellia bacterium genomic region harbors:
- a CDS encoding sigma-54-dependent Fis family transcriptional regulator, producing the protein MSQSTKATQINVMTPAEDKLLAILNICQKMNSERDLPALFNLIAREAARLLEADRASIFLLDKERSELWSIVALESDPIRFDARLGIAGAVALTGRAVNVPDVSRDPRFNPGIDARTRYRTKSVLAVPLRNHEGEVIGTFEVLNKKTSEMFTQADEDLLNALAAHAAIALETAQLLGELKQHRDQLLEENTQLWREVEGRFSAHNILGTSEKIQHIVRLIEQISDTTVNVLITGESGTGKEMVAKAIHYNSPRARQPFVALNCAALPENLVESELFGIEKGVATGVDRRIGKFEEADGGTLFLDEIGDLSLSAQAKILRVLQEKVVERVGGRKLIPVDARVLAATNKDLEAEIKKGTFREDLYYRLKVIHIQTPPLREIPQDIPLLANYFLNKYCQEMNREPKRLSAGALRCLTGYAWPGNVRQLENEMKRLAVFVRRTIVTEEDLSDAIRSPGPAKLLAGIQSGRSLKEVVEEIEKRMILEALDNCRWNQLQAAKVLGLSRQGLIKKMKRYGIKNG; encoded by the coding sequence ATGTCACAATCAACCAAAGCCACACAGATCAACGTCATGACTCCGGCAGAAGACAAGCTGCTGGCCATTTTGAATATATGTCAAAAGATGAATTCAGAGCGCGATTTGCCGGCTCTTTTTAACTTGATTGCCCGTGAGGCGGCGCGATTACTTGAGGCCGACCGAGCGAGCATCTTCCTATTGGATAAAGAGCGAAGTGAATTGTGGTCCATCGTGGCGCTTGAGAGTGATCCCATTCGGTTTGACGCGCGACTCGGTATTGCCGGCGCAGTGGCGTTGACTGGCCGGGCAGTCAATGTGCCGGATGTAAGTCGAGACCCACGCTTCAATCCGGGCATTGATGCGCGGACGCGCTACCGCACAAAGAGTGTTCTAGCCGTTCCGCTGCGGAATCATGAAGGCGAGGTGATTGGAACCTTCGAGGTGCTCAACAAAAAGACAAGCGAAATGTTTACTCAAGCCGACGAAGACCTACTCAACGCATTAGCTGCTCATGCAGCGATTGCGCTGGAGACGGCTCAACTGTTGGGTGAACTGAAACAGCATCGCGATCAGTTGCTCGAAGAAAATACGCAATTATGGCGCGAAGTTGAAGGCCGTTTCTCGGCTCACAACATCCTTGGCACAAGTGAAAAGATTCAGCACATCGTCCGACTTATCGAACAAATCAGCGACACGACAGTCAACGTGCTCATCACCGGCGAGAGCGGCACGGGGAAAGAGATGGTGGCCAAAGCGATTCATTACAACAGCCCACGTGCGCGACAGCCGTTCGTGGCGTTGAATTGCGCTGCCTTGCCGGAGAACCTTGTCGAGAGTGAACTCTTTGGCATTGAAAAAGGCGTCGCGACGGGCGTAGATCGCCGGATCGGCAAGTTTGAAGAAGCTGACGGGGGCACGTTGTTTCTGGATGAAATCGGCGATCTGAGCCTGAGCGCGCAGGCGAAAATTCTGCGCGTGCTCCAAGAAAAAGTCGTTGAGCGTGTCGGCGGTCGAAAGCTCATTCCGGTTGATGCTCGCGTGTTGGCTGCGACCAATAAAGACTTGGAAGCGGAAATCAAGAAAGGAACGTTTCGTGAAGACCTCTACTATCGGTTAAAGGTCATTCATATTCAAACGCCGCCATTGCGAGAGATTCCACAAGATATACCACTCTTGGCCAACTATTTTTTGAATAAGTACTGCCAGGAGATGAACCGCGAGCCGAAGCGATTATCGGCTGGGGCGCTCCGCTGCCTGACCGGATACGCCTGGCCAGGCAATGTGCGACAGCTCGAAAATGAAATGAAGCGCCTGGCTGTTTTTGTGCGGCGCACGATTGTAACCGAAGAAGATTTGTCAGACGCAATCCGCAGCCCCGGACCTGCCAAGTTGCTGGCCGGCATTCAATCGGGCCGCTCGCTCAAGGAGGTTGTTGAGGAGATTGAGAAGCGGATGATCCTGGAGGCGCTGGACAATTGCCGATGGAATCAATTGCAAGCGGCCAAGGTCTTGGGTCTGAGTCGGCAGGGCCTGATCAAAAAGATGAAGCGGTATGGGATCAAAAATGGATGA